The proteins below come from a single Rosa rugosa chromosome 2, drRosRugo1.1, whole genome shotgun sequence genomic window:
- the LOC133732162 gene encoding F-box protein At5g07610-like isoform X1, whose amino-acid sequence MQSSIAAAETVGHNEDLLKQLLLRLPAKSLIRFKCVSKLWLSLISSPKFCDSHTLRNPILKFPSAFFLSRTATTDPQFISLLPSTNPNPSKPLNFIPDPQGLQILQSCNGLLLCCSSTDKFTISRQFKFYVVNPTTSRFSEIALPPPSPTKPEPARLLSVALAFDPSKSLHYKLVCVSGSGTIPSLHLEIEIEIYSSHTRTWRAGESTHMWFPSIGKFLPGVYCNGRIHWLSTFCWLVYYDIDEEHYGVVDELGAPGFSVEKECMCFGESGGRLHLIEMYGSGLNKLRVLEMGKDYSGWFVKYRVDLNLMTPAFPYTPAASCRPFFFLDAEENEEQNPVLVLRMGYKFISYDIRDKSCKTLCDLFIPSLVGWRDAYQYMETLACV is encoded by the coding sequence ATGCAGAGTAGCATAGCAGCAGCAGAAACAGTTGGTCACAACGAAGACCTCCTCAAACAGCTTCTCCTGCGCTTACCAGCTAAATCACTCATCCGCTTCAAATGCGTCTCTAAGCTTTGgctctctctcatctccagtCCCAAATTCTGCGACTCCCACACCCTCCGAAACCCAATCCTTAAATTCCCCTCCGCCTTCTTCTTGAGCAGAACCGCCACAACAGACCCCCAATTCATCTCCCTCCTTCCAAGCACCAATCCAAACCCATCCAAGCCTCTCAATTTCATCCCCGACCCACAAGGCCTCCAGATTCTTCAGTCCTGCAATGGCTTGCTCTTGTGTTGTTCCTCCACAGATAAATTCACAATCTCCAGACAATTCAAATTCTATGTTGTCAATCCCACAACTAGCCGATTCTCGGAAATAGCTCTTCCACCTCCCTCTCCTACTAAACCCGAACCCGCAAGGCTCTTGAGTGTTGCTTTGGCTTTTGATCCTTCCAAATCGCTTCATTATAAGCTGGTTTGCGTTTCGGGCTCGGGTACCATTCCTTCATTGCATCTGGAGATTGAGATTGAGATATATTCGTCTCATACTCGAACCTGGAGGGCTGGTGAGTCTACTCATATGTGGTTTCCATCAATTGGTAAGTTCCTACCCGGTGTATACTGCAATGGGAGGATTCATTGGCTCAGCACGTTTTGTTGGTTGGTTTACTATGACATAGATGAAGAGCATTATGGAGTGGTGGATGAGCTGGGTGCTCCCGGTTTTTCGGTGGAGAAGGAATGCATGTGTTTTGGGGAGTCTGGTGGCCGTTTGCATCTTATTGAAATGTATGGGAGTGGCCTAAACAAGCTTCGTGTGCTGGAGATGGGGAAGGACTACTCTGGCTGGTTTGTCAAGTACCGGGTTGATCTTAATCTCATGACTCCCGCCTTTCCTTATACTCCTGCTGCATCCTGTCgtccatttttctttcttgatgcGGAGGAAAACGAGGAACAGAATCCAGTTCTTGTGCTGCGCATGGGTTATAAGTTCATCTCCTATGACATCAGGGATAAGAGCTGTAAGACACTCTGTGATTTGTTCATACCTTCGCTGGTTGGATGGAGAGATGCCTATCAATATATGGAGACTTTGGCTTGTGTGTAA
- the LOC133732162 gene encoding F-box protein At5g07610-like isoform X2: protein MQSSIAAAETVGHNEDLLKQLLLRLPAKSLIRFKCVSKLWLSLISSPKFCDSHTLRNPILKFPSAFFLSRTATTDPQFISLLPSTNPNPSKPLNFIPDPQGLQILQSCNGLLLCCSSTDKFTISRQFKFYVVNPTTSRFSEIALPPPSPTKPEPARLLSVALAFDPSKSLHYKLVCVSGSGTIPSLHLEIEIEIYSSHTRTWRADEEHYGVVDELGAPGFSVEKECMCFGESGGRLHLIEMYGSGLNKLRVLEMGKDYSGWFVKYRVDLNLMTPAFPYTPAASCRPFFFLDAEENEEQNPVLVLRMGYKFISYDIRDKSCKTLCDLFIPSLVGWRDAYQYMETLACV from the exons ATGCAGAGTAGCATAGCAGCAGCAGAAACAGTTGGTCACAACGAAGACCTCCTCAAACAGCTTCTCCTGCGCTTACCAGCTAAATCACTCATCCGCTTCAAATGCGTCTCTAAGCTTTGgctctctctcatctccagtCCCAAATTCTGCGACTCCCACACCCTCCGAAACCCAATCCTTAAATTCCCCTCCGCCTTCTTCTTGAGCAGAACCGCCACAACAGACCCCCAATTCATCTCCCTCCTTCCAAGCACCAATCCAAACCCATCCAAGCCTCTCAATTTCATCCCCGACCCACAAGGCCTCCAGATTCTTCAGTCCTGCAATGGCTTGCTCTTGTGTTGTTCCTCCACAGATAAATTCACAATCTCCAGACAATTCAAATTCTATGTTGTCAATCCCACAACTAGCCGATTCTCGGAAATAGCTCTTCCACCTCCCTCTCCTACTAAACCCGAACCCGCAAGGCTCTTGAGTGTTGCTTTGGCTTTTGATCCTTCCAAATCGCTTCATTATAAGCTGGTTTGCGTTTCGGGCTCGGGTACCATTCCTTCATTGCATCTGGAGATTGAGATTGAGATATATTCGTCTCATACTCGAACCTGGAGGGCTG ATGAAGAGCATTATGGAGTGGTGGATGAGCTGGGTGCTCCCGGTTTTTCGGTGGAGAAGGAATGCATGTGTTTTGGGGAGTCTGGTGGCCGTTTGCATCTTATTGAAATGTATGGGAGTGGCCTAAACAAGCTTCGTGTGCTGGAGATGGGGAAGGACTACTCTGGCTGGTTTGTCAAGTACCGGGTTGATCTTAATCTCATGACTCCCGCCTTTCCTTATACTCCTGCTGCATCCTGTCgtccatttttctttcttgatgcGGAGGAAAACGAGGAACAGAATCCAGTTCTTGTGCTGCGCATGGGTTATAAGTTCATCTCCTATGACATCAGGGATAAGAGCTGTAAGACACTCTGTGATTTGTTCATACCTTCGCTGGTTGGATGGAGAGATGCCTATCAATATATGGAGACTTTGGCTTGTGTGTAA